GAAGTAGACTTTCCGAGGAAATGCCCAGCCTTGCTTAAAGGTGAAAGTGTTGTCCTTCTGAAAAAGCACCTCTGACTGAACATTACCAAATGGCCCAGCCTCCATGAGCTGGTCATTATAGAATTTCATGCCATAGAACATACCTGTGTCATCTGCAGACAAAAATTACATTCAATATGAGACTAATACCCATAAACCCATCTCCTTCCCTTCCCAGAAAATGAAAGTGAAATCGGCAGGCACTCACTTATGGACTCATAGGGGACCAGAGGCTTGTAATCAAAGCTAAAAACTTGAGTAACATTGTTGAGGTTTGGATGCTGAACAACAAGGGTCCACAATGTGTAGTTCAGCCTGTAGTTGAAGTTGGTTATGGAGACCTTCACACGCCAGTAGTCCTTATAGTTGATCTTCAGATGCCAGTGCACCCGAACCGGGCACATGTGGTGCGTGCATTGCAGCAGAGGTACGTTATCTTTTCTTGGAGTGTTTATTCCCACCATACTCAGAAGTTTGGAATCGCTCCTGCATCACCATCAATGGGTTTAGGTGCATACAAAAAAACAGCGATATATGCAAATGCAGGTGGTGGATATGGTAGCTTACTGGACacagttatttttgttttggcaAGCACAAGCACAAGAAGGGCAAGGAGTGATTGTTTCATTGTagaaagaagagaaggagaCACAGCAACTTGGATTTTTCCGGGCGCGGAGCTGTGAATAAGTGCAAGTCACATTCCATGTCACTGCATACATTACAAGGGTAGACATGAAGGAAAAATGTTAGCAAGGTCCTGAAAATTATTTAGCCAAAGATGATTCCGTATCTTAAAaccaaagagaaaggaaagagcATTATGGTTCTAAAATTGGGTAGATAAAACTCAGGATTGCTGTGGTAAACAACAAAATTCAGCCATCCCAAAAGTAGACTAACATTAGATCTTCAGCAACTAATTTTTCAGCTATGCCATTTATGTTTCCCTTATCGATATCTCTAtgacaaataaaacaaacatagcCTGGAGTCCTATCGTGTCAGTGGGgaaagaatgaagccttttccttttcctgaaTTTTCTTACCAATCAAATGGATAGgaaaacaatcaaacaaaaataattgaacaGGAAGAGACTGTGGAACAGTTGGATCTAATGAGAGAACAGAACTCACTGAGTGCCTGAGTTTTGCGGCGGCGGTCAGGTGTGAGGAAATTGGTGGGGGGCACAATCTTTGCAATCCCACAGGTGTAGCCAGGACCTGGCCCTAGCAATGTGAAGTTCTTGGGAAGCTTCACGGTCTTGTTGGAAGTACCAGCTAGCCCCACACTCACTTGGAAGGCAGAGACAGAAGCAGCAGGATCTTGGCCCCATGAAGACACCACTCCCCCTTTGCAGCAATTAGAGAACTGTTGGTTGTAAGGAACCCCAGGGAGCAAGTCTACCACTGTGGGGGTTTTCTTACAGCAATGTGGTATGTTCCCTTTGAACTTGGAGCAGTCTCCTTGTTCAGTGGTTTGAGCTCCCACCATGGACCATATCACTTCTTTCTTAGCCCAGGTCCATCCTAAGGTCCAACCTGGGCTTATGATGTGCCGGTACATTTGGAAGTTGTGCATTGTCACCACCGCCTGCAACATTTTGTCATCAATACTATTCGAAGATTTCGATCCAAAGGATCATATATGAAATTCTAACTCACCACATAGCCATCTGGGGTCCAAGACATGATATCCCATTTGATAGTAATGTTTCCATTAGGATCCAAGGGATCATATGCAGCTGCATACACGAAAACAGAACAGGAAAATTGAACAAGCGGAACAAAATTAAAACGAATTGAAGCCTGAGAACCATCTAAAAGTTCACCTGTGTAAGAAAACatcataagaaagaaaaacgcAGAGATGACAAATCTCATCTTCCCAAGCATTTCATGTTGATATTGTCTGCAATGAGTGTTGTGTTCAAATCTCATGCAACTTTGGCTCATGGGGTTTTCAGGTATGTGAAATCCcatgtttcaaattttctaagaaacaGGGCCTTTTTGCAGGGATGAATTGCAGTGGCTATTGAGGAAGCATGGATGGCAGTGTTATGTATTTGAGAAAGACAGTCTATGCGGAAGGAAGTGTGTGGAATTGTGTAGAGTTAGGAGATGGCTTACCTACTGGTGGTTAGAGCTTGAagcatttttcatatttccatATCTTGAAGCAACGGTTTTCAAGAATAGCGGGAAAGGACTGAC
Above is a genomic segment from Vitis riparia cultivar Riparia Gloire de Montpellier isolate 1030 chromosome 14, EGFV_Vit.rip_1.0, whole genome shotgun sequence containing:
- the LOC117930632 gene encoding COBRA-like protein 4 isoform X1, producing the protein MGFHIPENPMSQSCMRFEHNTHCRQYQHEMLGKMRFVISAFFFLMMFSYTGELLDGSQASIRFNFVPLVQFSCSVFVYAAAYDPLDPNGNITIKWDIMSWTPDGYVAVVTMHNFQMYRHIISPGWTLGWTWAKKEVIWSMVGAQTTEQGDCSKFKGNIPHCCKKTPTVVDLLPGVPYNQQFSNCCKGGVVSSWGQDPAASVSAFQVSVGLAGTSNKTVKLPKNFTLLGPGPGYTCGIAKIVPPTNFLTPDRRRKTQALMTWNVTCTYSQLRARKNPSCCVSFSSFYNETITPCPSCACACQNKNNCVQSDSKLLSMVGINTPRKDNVPLLQCTHHMCPVRVHWHLKINYKDYWRVKVSITNFNYRLNYTLWTLVVQHPNLNNVTQVFSFDYKPLVPYESINDTGMFYGMKFYNDQLMEAGPFGNVQSEVLFQKDNTFTFKQGWAFPRKVYFNGDECMLPLPETYPFLPNSAHQNLLAFSTFISSVIFLLVTVW
- the LOC117930632 gene encoding COBRA-like protein 4 isoform X2; this encodes MGFHIPENPMSQSCMRFEHNTHCRQYQHEMLGKMRFVISAFFFLMMFSYTAAYDPLDPNGNITIKWDIMSWTPDGYVAVVTMHNFQMYRHIISPGWTLGWTWAKKEVIWSMVGAQTTEQGDCSKFKGNIPHCCKKTPTVVDLLPGVPYNQQFSNCCKGGVVSSWGQDPAASVSAFQVSVGLAGTSNKTVKLPKNFTLLGPGPGYTCGIAKIVPPTNFLTPDRRRKTQALMTWNVTCTYSQLRARKNPSCCVSFSSFYNETITPCPSCACACQNKNNCVQSDSKLLSMVGINTPRKDNVPLLQCTHHMCPVRVHWHLKINYKDYWRVKVSITNFNYRLNYTLWTLVVQHPNLNNVTQVFSFDYKPLVPYESINDTGMFYGMKFYNDQLMEAGPFGNVQSEVLFQKDNTFTFKQGWAFPRKVYFNGDECMLPLPETYPFLPNSAHQNLLAFSTFISSVIFLLVTVW